The Setaria viridis chromosome 2, Setaria_viridis_v4.0, whole genome shotgun sequence DNA window AGGATTTCAATGTCGCTAATAACATGTTCAGAGGCCCTATTCCTCGAAGCCTGAAAACATGTCGGAGTCTCAAGATGCTCTTCATAGCTTACAACCAGATAACTGGAGATATATCTGATTTCGGACCATACCCATATCTCATTGATGCAAACTTAGAGGCAAACAATCTTCATGGGCATTTGTCGAAAGCCTGGGGCTTCAGCACTAATTTAACCTCACTGGCAATGGCAGAAAATATGATAACTGGAAGCTTGCCATCTTTATCGAACCTAGTGAAATTGGAAAGGCTTGTACTCCACTCCAACAACCTAACTGGCAATATACCACCAGGATTAAGCACTTTACCCAACCTATACCAGCTCATATTAGCCCGAAACCAATTGTCAGGACATATTCCATCTGAATTTGGTCAGATGAAAAACTTACAGTACCTTGATATATCTAGGAACAGGTTGAGTGGATCCATCCCCAACGAGCTGGGGAGTTGCACTAAGCTACAATCATTGATGCTTAGCCACAATAACTTGAGTGGCGAGTTGCCAATAACCATTGGTAATCTAGGGAACCTGCAGATTGTGTTGGATATCAGTGACAACAAACTTATAGGCAGGCTACCCGCACAGCTTGGGAACTTGGCGATGTTGGAACTCCTGAATCTCTCCCACAATCAATTTAATGGGAACATTCCATCCTCCTTTGCCAGCATGGTTAGCTTGACAACACTTGATGTGTCATACAACAACCTGGAAGGGCCTCTTCCAGCTGGACGACTATTCCATGATGCTCCAATAGCATGGTTCCTCCACAATACAGGTTTATGTGGTAATCTCAAAGGCCTGCCAACATGCTCCTCAACTGCGATATTGGAATATCACAAAGGAAGAATTCAAATCATAGTATTATCTATTTCTGTTCCCATGTGCATAGTTATTATTCTCACAATTTTTTGTGTCATTATGATTACTCAAAAGAGGAAACAACCACAAAACGACATAGCCATAGATAGAAGAGATGTTCTTTCAGTGTGGAATTTCGACGGTAAACTAGCATTTGAGGATATCATTCATGCAACAGAAAATTTCAGTGATGGGTACATTGTTGGATCAGGGGCTTATGGAACTGTCTACAAAGCTCACCTTCAAGGGGGGCAACTGGTTGCAGTGAAAAAGCTCCATCCCATTGAAGAAGAGATGGGAGACGAAAAGAGATTCCTCTGTGAAATTGAAGTGCTGACAAAGATCCGACATCGGTGTATCGTGAAGTTATATGATTATATTGATAGAGGGAACCTTCATGAGACATTGGAAAATGAAGAGCTAGCAAAGGAGCTAGATTGGAAAAAGCGGGCTGCCATTGCAAGAGATGTGGCTCAAGCTATATGCTACTTACACCACGAATGCAACCCGCCAATAATCCATCGTGACATAACCAGCAACAACATCTTGCTAGATGCAGCATTTAAGGCTTATGTTTCAGATTTTGGCACAGCAAGGATTCTGAAACCTGATTCATCGAACTGGAGTGAGCTAGCAGGGACATATGGTTATATAGCCCCAGGTGTGTGTCAGATTCTTTTCCTATGTATTCACTTTGTTTTCTTACCTGATTCCGGATCTCACCCTACTGCTTTCTTTTCTGTAGAGCTTTCATACACATCGGTGGTGACGACAAAATGCGATGTCTACAGCTTCGGTGTGGTCATGCTGGAGATTGTGATGGGGAGATATCCAAGGGAACTGCAATCACTTGCTTCTGTGGGACAGCAGCATAAACATGCAATGGATTTTCTGGACCAGCGCCCATCAACACCAGCAATGGTGGAGAACGAAGAAATAGCTCTGCTGATTGAAGTGGCACTTTCTTGCCTGCAAACTTCTCCTCAGTCAAGGCCAACAATGAAGAGTGTCTATCAGAAACTCATTCACGATCACCCTTCTAGTTCTTTTGCGATACCTTTCGATACACTAGAAGAAACAGCTGACCCATGACGAAGTGGTCACTAGAGTATATTACTCAATACTAGTAGTATTGAGTAATAAGGCCAGCGCGATGGTGTGGCCAACATGTTGTACCAAAGCAAGGATCCTTTTACAGAGTATGTTATTATTTTCCTTCTATAATAGTTTTGTGTGGCAAGATTGATCTTCTCTCTAAGATAAATGATATTTTTTACATGTAAAATGATCTCTAAACATGGACAAAAGGGAGGGCACTGTCATATGGGAGTTCAATCCTTAATACGCCTAAAGGAGCATTCAACATTATAGTCTAAGAATTATCTGTAGTGCAAGGATGTGCAGTATTTGCTCTGCGTATTCACTACTACAAAAAGGGTCAATACAAAGAGAATATTGGAAATGGTGGACCAAAACACATCAGCTATCACACTAACTCTGACGGTTCTTTCTTTGGCCGTATGATACAAGCCCTGAAAAAGAACGCTTTTCTTAAGCCACCGTCAGAAGTAAGAATGAGTTTCCAATGCtagtttcttaaaaaaaaactgccaCTGGATGTGGAATTATTTCTATTGGTGGTTCACTAAGGAACTGCCGGTGAAAATCCTCCACCCTGAATTATAGGAACTCAAATTTCCTTATTTGGAACCTATCACAGGATGCTATGGGAAAGCGATCACCCCTAGCACCGGAGTTTTACACAACTGTTTTCACCAAGCACCATAAAGTATGGTGTTTGAGAAATCTTAATCCATTGATTCTTCGGCTTTGAATTGTGGCAGTCCGGTTCATCGCGGTTTGACACCGCAACCTCGCCATCTCTCTCGTTGCACCTTCCGCCTCCGCCACACGCACATGTTGCCTTGTCATCACCCCTCCGGCCATCCCACCACAATGCGCTACCACCTCCATAAGTCACCATACGTGCCACCAAAAGCGCACCATCCTTACGGCTGAATCTGCTGAGGTTGTGCCAAAACCCTAGGTAATGGTTTCGACCGCCAATCCAAATTACTAGCAATCTTTGCTAGCTCCAATCGTTGGCGTTCTGACCATCCACTCAAGTGCCTATCTCTTCGATTCCTAGCTCATGGCGGTGAGTCTTATTCAAATTTAtctcaaattcaatataactcTTTCAAATCTGAGGCAAAATTCATGCAATTAGATGCTTCTCTCTACAATTAGGGTCCCATTCATGCAATTGGACAGTGTGCTAAGTTAACTACATCGAATTTTGTGCAATTCCCTATTTAGTGCTCAAATTCACTTTTAATTTGGTGAAATTCATTCAAATGTGCGCAAAGTTAAGGTTGTCCCATTCTATTTCATCATtaaatacttaataatattTAGTTATGGCTAATAACATGTAGTCAGAATTAACTTTTTAGCTCGTTGAAAATAACAAAATTATCAATAAATATATATGAATTCTCTGAGATGATCAAAGTCTTCTGTACATTGAGCCGCTGCACCAACTTGCAAGGTCGTGCCAGCATCAATGTTCCATCCATGCATCTTTCATGCTTGTGTTGTGCTTGACCTGGCATTATTGAAATCTTTGAGTCCATCCATGCCTTCTATTGTTGATATGTCACATCTATGTACCGAATATATCTAGAGTTCATACCTTCACGTTAGGTGCACGTAGTGCATCAATACACTCTCCGGTCACAAGAAGATTGCATCTTTTTCGATGCTAACATAGTTTATAACCCACAATTTTGGCCGCTACTTTATTACACTACATTAATTTGTAAAGCATCACCAAGAAACAGTATTGTGAAACTACATTTCAAGATAGCATGCTTTTTAAATAAATTGTTAATATGTAAAATACAAAAGGGAACAGCCAAAGATTAAAGATTTAGTTGCATGATTTCTCTAAACGGAATGGAGAGGAAGTGTGAACAAAATATGTACCTCAATCGGTAAAATCATAGAAAGGGACCGGAGTGCTTCATACGTTGTGGGGGACATTTTGGATTCTAGTGATAGTGGTGTCAATCAATTTTATTGCTGATATATATAAACAGTGCCTAGACTTTGAATTATCCTTTAGTCAGTCAATAGTCGCCGACACTACCATCATTctctttgaagtttgaactacaTATTAGCTTTGCATCACAAACACTCATAGTAAATTTTGAATGAAAGATGTGTAGAAGTGTTTCCACGCTATAGTGGGAACAAGGGAATAGGCAAGTAATTATTGGAGGCGACTCCTTTCCAGAGAATCCTAGTAGTTGATACTTCAGCACGAGGGGAATTCAAGGCTCTCAACGTATGAGCGGCCCTGCAGGGCAACCTAGGGTGAGCTTCCTACTCCCATTAGGCCATCCTTGAAGGACAACATTTCAAATCATACTTTCTTCAAAACTAGAGCAAAAACAAACCGATGGTAAATATGCGCAAAAAAACATGGACTGATGGACACGAAACAGGAATGGTGCCAGTGCAACCGGTGCAAGGTGCAACATGATCAATAATAATTACAATTATCATGATTTTGCTTTGCTGCATCATGTCGGCCACACACTGCTTGTTTGAATTTATTCAGTACTGAAGCACTAAATGAAACACACTGaaaagttcttttttttctgtcaGTTCTTGGATTTTTGAGCTGAGGAATAAATCTGAAACCTATTTAAGCGTGTCCAGTGCAGCTTGTGCCTtcgagctaaattttaggaaaTTGCTAAGATCTGAATAATGAAGCGGGACCCCCTTCACATGGGAAGTTTATGCATTCTCTCAATTGTGTAATTTCGAGGTTCAGATTAACTGTTGCTGATTATACAATTTTCCGCACCCCTACAAGCAATTGGCAATTGCTACTGCATGCAGACTAGAACTATAAGGCTAAATCCATCTAGAATAAGAAGCGCTGTTAGAGAAACAAAGGAACTGAACAGTAGTTAGGGTTAGGAAAAGGTACAGTCACCGGGAGGAGGCCCATCTGCCTTCGGGGGCCTAGCAGGCGGTGCGAGagtcggcgtcgccgccgcagccgagtCGAACGGAGACGCAATGAATGCTGGGCTCAACGCCGGCTGCGGCGCTGCTTCCTAGGGCCCGCGTCGAGAACTGTttcggagccggaggaggtaaATCCGGACCGTGCAGCGAATCCGGTAAGATGGCGAGCAGCGTGCGCTGCCGGTGCCGGCGATGGCGCGCCCGCAGAGGAGATGGGTGGGGGCGTCGACGAGCGGTGGGGCGGAATGGGCCCCCATGAAAAGAATTGGAGcctttcatttcttttctctcaGTGTTTGTTGTTCAGTGCACCTGATGGGCCTGCCAGTCCATCAGCCCATGTCGTCTTCGGCTTCTTTTGGGCCAACAACTCCGAAGACCATACTTCTTATTTGCAAAAGGAGACAATGTAAAATAAtggcttttcaaaaaaaataaaggggaGACAACTGAATTAGATTTGAAAAAATGCAACTTACATGCTTCTCAAACCTCCTGATGGGTCAAGCGGCTCCAGACTATTAATGCTAGAGACAGCACAAGCAAACGACCCAGCAGCACTTCTTCCGTTATTTCTTGACGACTTCGATTGGGCTCACATCTTCACTCTCCTCAATttaaaaaaggggaaaaaaaaaagataaaactgAGCCGCACGCACATCGCCAACTGTCCCGACATCGAGCCCACAACTATACACAGCCCAAAACAACAAAACGGGGCCGCACATCGACTAGGCCGCGTCCCAACATCTGGCCCACAACTATGATAACAAGCCCGAAACAACAATACAAGGCCGCACACCGAGTATCGTTTGTCGCCTGAAGCCCCTCACGCGTGTAGCACACGACTAGCTAGCTTGTTTCGGCTACTTCGGCCTGTTATCCGATCTCAAACTCGGCCCATTTGATACGGATCGGCCCACGttcgtttttccttttttccgcAGCTTGGCCCATGctctttttcctattttttccgCGGCTCGGCCCAAGATATTTTTCCCTTTCCCACAGGTCCACAGCCAGAACATGCAACATGCAACACAGCCGGACTCTCAAACCGTATGAAACACCTAAACGCCAAACACATAAATCCGGTTGCATCATTCACTATAGTAGTACATAAAGAAGGATCACTTGTTATGAAATTCCGATTACAAAATACTGAAAATGTAAGCATAAGCTGTAGCAAACTGCAAACCACCACCCAGGTGTTCAAATACTGATGACAGTCACTGACCAACAACAGAGCTCCAAAAGTTTACAGCTCTTCCTCTAATGTAACTAATCCTTGGCACCTCAAAACTGTAGACTCTGCAAGCTTCACCGAGTTGCCTGCTGTGTTGCTTGAGCTGGCTCCACGATGTTCTTTGCTAGCATGTAGGTCCGCATGTTAAGGCCCTTCAAGCTCTCGATAATCTGCTCATGCCTGCAAAAACATGCATTCCACTGTAAACATACTGGCTACAACAAAAGATGTTAAACTAAATCACATTCTTCCCAAATGTGCGAAGAAAACATGTTATGAATCCACAATCAACAACATGGTGTGTTCATGGACAGAGCAACTTACACATTGACGTGATTGGTCGTCATGATAAGGGTTCCTGACACTGAATCGATCCTTGCATCCAGTTTTGAGCTCCTAACCAAGTTCATTATCCACAACTCTGCCTCATCATAGCTCATGTTCAGCTTCTGCGAAAGCATGCTGTCCATTGCAATAATATCAGAGGAACATGTTAGGACATTAACAACTATGATCCTATATGGTGCATATAATAGAATGCAAACCAACAGGTCTAATCATAAAACAAATGCTTGTTCCCAAATTGCACAAAACACAATGTTAATTACTATTCCTTTGGACATTACATTTATGGTGAACGGGGGACTTGAAAATCTTCTAGCTATATACTACAGAATAACCCAATCGAAAAGTTGACACAGGATCGGTAGAGTGACAAAACAATTCCTAAACGAAAGCATGCCAAGACTTTATAATCCAGTTCCCGCAAAATTAAGAGACATTTTCCATGTCATTGTAATGAGTCGTCAGGGGAAAAAACCTACCTGATATCAATGCACCGATGAATACGGCAGTAAGTCTCGAAAATAAACAGACGAGCATTTTCAAGGAACTCATCTCTCAAAGGGACAGTGACGAAATTTCCTTCTTCAATGCGCTTTCCCAGGAAAGGATCATTCAATATAACCTGGAAAGGTACACATTAGAACATGAAGAAGGTACATTAGATAGTTTGATAGCAAATCATAAAATGATCATTGCTGATTTTTGGGACAGCAATGCAGACAAGCAGACTATAAGCCCTTAAAATCCTAACTCACAAGCCCTCAAAATCCTAACTCATTTAAATACTTATTCAAATAGGACATGTTACTATACAGCTGATGCTGACATCCATGGAACGTATGATATACCTAAGAATAACTAAATTTGGGATTCAGAAGGACATAATATTTTACCAATGCGAAATACAAAAGACTTGATGGGTGAGGACCACTTTACAAAAAGATGTTTTGCGAAAAAAAATGACTCATTGTTTTTCAAGATTTTTGATATTCCAAGGAGcacgttcaaaaaaaaattgccatAAAGGTTGAGAAAAACAGCCTCGACGTTACCTGCTCGCACTCCATGAGTTTCTGCTGAGCACCATCAAAATCATAGTTGACATATAAGCATTCCAGAAATTCAGTTATGGGATCCTTGTAGCTATGCTGCTCCTGCTGAATGACTTTAATCAGCTCTTTAAGCATATTCCTTCTCCTTTTGTTCACAACGACTGCAGTAGCTAGGTATCTCAGGAGATGGTGTGCATTGGTCTGAATAGCATTCAAGTacctggggggggggggggggggggggggatgaaTAAGCAAACTGACTGATGTACTTCTGGTAATATAACCTTAACACTAAATCAATAAAGAAAATAGTACAAACATCAAACTG harbors:
- the LOC117845836 gene encoding uncharacterized protein; translation: MGALRNKVQLPLALVLVILLQPCLPYLQVDAAAHHGGVSLRSQQAALLQWKTTMGSPPALDSWWHQTSPCNWTGVECGAVRHGHRRPLVVTVISLPHAGIEGRLSELNFSALPFLAYLDLRYSSLHGEIPPAITSLSALSYLDLTGNLLHGSIPSDIGNLGRLNQYLGLSFNNLTGSIPASFGNLSMLVDFSIHQNMITGSIPEELGKLTSLEYFEISSTMVTGRIPESLGNLTKLNLLYLHSNHLSGPIPPSLGNLRGLGDLQLYNNRLSGGIPITLANLTKLNTLYLNENELSGLVPQEIGMLRNLSKLVLSTNQQSGTIPSSLGNLTRLNLLELSENQFVGSIPREVGDMLNLYILSIDDTQISGSIPATFGNLTSLRKLSLFDNVLSGPLPPEFANLTGLVELNLMNNSLSGELPSDVCKGMNLQDFNVANNMFRGPIPRSLKTCRSLKMLFIAYNQITGDISDFGPYPYLIDANLEANNLHGHLSKAWGFSTNLTSLAMAENMITGSLPSLSNLVKLERLVLHSNNLTGNIPPGLSTLPNLYQLILARNQLSGHIPSEFGQMKNLQYLDISRNRLSGSIPNELGSCTKLQSLMLSHNNLSGELPITIGNLGNLQIVLDISDNKLIGRLPAQLGNLAMLELLNLSHNQFNGNIPSSFASMVSLTTLDVSYNNLEGPLPAGRLFHDAPIAWFLHNTGLCGNLKGLPTCSSTAILEYHKGRIQIIVLSISVPMCIVIILTIFCVIMITQKRKQPQNDIAIDRRDVLSVWNFDGKLAFEDIIHATENFSDGYIVGSGAYGTVYKAHLQGGQLVAVKKLHPIEEEMGDEKRFLCEIEVLTKIRHRCIVKLYDYIDRGNLHETLENEELAKELDWKKRAAIARDVAQAICYLHHECNPPIIHRDITSNNILLDAAFKAYVSDFGTARILKPDSSNWSELAGTYGYIAPELSYTSVVTTKCDVYSFGVVMLEIVMGRYPRELQSLASVGQQHKHAMDFLDQRPSTPAMVENEEIALLIEVALSCLQTSPQSRPTMKSVYQKLIHDHPSSSFAIPFDTLEETADP